One window from the genome of Vibrio vulnificus NBRC 15645 = ATCC 27562 encodes:
- the pyrF gene encoding orotidine-5'-phosphate decarboxylase, protein MIDQKVIVALDYDNKADALAFVDRIDPASCRLKVGKEMFTLFGPDFVRELHKRGFSVFLDLKFHDIPNTCSKAVRAAAELGVWMVNVHASGGERMMTASREILEPYGKDRPLLIGVTVLTSMEQSDLVGIGLNVAPQDHVIRLATLTKNSGLDGVVCSAQESSLLKNALGKEFKLVTPGIRPLGSEQGDQRRIMTPLEAVQAGSDYLVIGRPITQAVDPAAVLQAINTSLTK, encoded by the coding sequence ATGATCGACCAAAAAGTTATTGTCGCACTGGATTACGATAATAAAGCCGATGCACTGGCCTTCGTAGATAGAATTGATCCTGCGTCATGTCGCCTAAAAGTAGGCAAGGAAATGTTTACGCTATTTGGTCCTGATTTCGTACGTGAGCTTCATAAACGTGGTTTTTCTGTCTTTCTAGATCTGAAGTTTCATGATATCCCAAATACATGTTCAAAAGCCGTTCGAGCAGCCGCTGAGTTGGGTGTCTGGATGGTGAATGTACATGCAAGTGGTGGCGAACGGATGATGACAGCATCTCGTGAGATTCTTGAACCTTATGGTAAAGATCGCCCGTTACTGATTGGTGTGACCGTACTTACCAGCATGGAGCAAAGCGATCTAGTAGGCATTGGTTTGAACGTTGCACCACAAGATCACGTGATTCGCTTGGCTACGTTGACGAAGAATTCTGGTTTGGATGGTGTTGTTTGTTCTGCTCAAGAATCCTCGCTTCTGAAGAATGCGCTGGGCAAAGAGTTTAAATTGGTTACGCCGGGTATTCGCCCACTCGGCTCAGAACAAGGTGATCAACGTCGTATCATGACACCACTTGAAGCGGTACAAGCAGGTTCTGATTATCTTGTTATCGGACGGCCAATTACGCAGGCAGTAGATCCTGCGGCAGTCTTGCAAGCTATAAATACAAGCCTAACCAAATAG